AACCATGTATACGTAAAAAACCTTGAAACTAATGAGGTTAAAAGAGTTATTGAAGAAAAAGAAGAACTTATACGTGGCTTTGGCTGGGCCAACGACAATAGATTAATATACGTCATGGATAAAGGCGGCAACGAGAATTATCATCTATTTGCTGTAGATATTGATGGAACCAACCAAAAAGAACTCACGCCTTATGAGGGTGTTAAGGTTGAAATATTGGAAGGTTTAAAAGAGGATAAAGATCATATGATTATTTCTATGAATAAAAATAACCCTCAAATATTCGAGCCTTACAAAATCAATATCATAACCGGGGATCTTGTGCAATTATATAAAAACGAAGATCCTGCAAATCCCATAAATGGTTACGAATTTGATAAAGATGGTAAACTACGAGGTTTTTCCAAAATGCGTAACGGGGTAAATGTAGACCTGTATTACACAATAGATGGAGAAAATTATGAGGTAAAAAAACAATTGAATTGGAAGGATAATTTTAGCATTTCATCTTTCAACTATGCATCTAAAAATCCGCATGAAGCCTATGTTATTTCAAATTTGGATAGCGATAAAACCCAAATTTATTTGTATGATCTTAAAGAGGATAAGGCTATTAAAAAATTATTTTCAAATGATGATTATGATGTTTCGGGAATGAGTTTATCTAGAAACAGAAATTATGAATTGGATTATTTTGTTTACGAAGGAGAAAAAAGAGTGGTGGTACCTGTAAGCGATTATTATAAAAAACTTCACAAGAAAATAACCACTAAATTCCCTAACTACAACTATTCCATTGCTGATGTTACCGATGACGAAAGTAAATATTTAATTTTCATTCAAAGTGATAAATTATACGGCACTTATTATTCATACGATGTAAAAAAAGGGGAATTCAAATTGCTGTACAATTTAATGCCAAATCTTATTGAAAAAGATATGGCAGAAATGCGTCCAATTACCTTTAAAAGTAGAGATGGAAAAACAATTCATGGTTACATAACATTGCCAAAAGAAGCACTTAACGGCAAAAAAGTTCCTGTAATTGTAAATCCACATGGAGGTCCTCAAGGTATTAGGGATTCTTGGGGTTTTAACCCAGAAGCTCAATTGTTTGCGAGCCGTGGGTATGCAACACTTCAAGTTAATTTTAGAATCTCCGGTGGTTACGGAAAAGCTTTTTTAGAATCAGGCTTCAAGCAAATAGGCAGAAAAGCGATGGATGATGTTGAAGATGGTTTAAAATACGTAGCTGAACAAGGTTGGGTAGATAAAAACAACGCCGCTATTTATGGTGGTAGTCACGGTGGTTATGCCGTATTGCGTGGTTTAACAAAAACACCCGATTTATATGCATGCGGTGTAG
This genomic window from Mariniflexile sp. TRM1-10 contains:
- a CDS encoding S9 family peptidase, whose protein sequence is MKTTIFKLNVALMLFLCMVTQVKAQDIVGSWEGKLLVQGTEIPLVFDVKSENEGYSSQMDSPTQGAMGIPMDETLFDDNTLTIKFNQAGIKYVGILKEATITGTFYQGGAEFPLSLSKTVKTVPGNPSLPTSEAELEKLSNWNPTNYKYAVEDYFARPKARSFSFSPNGTYLSYREKDENAKNHVYVKNLETNEVKRVIEEKEELIRGFGWANDNRLIYVMDKGGNENYHLFAVDIDGTNQKELTPYEGVKVEILEGLKEDKDHMIISMNKNNPQIFEPYKINIITGDLVQLYKNEDPANPINGYEFDKDGKLRGFSKMRNGVNVDLYYTIDGENYEVKKQLNWKDNFSISSFNYASKNPHEAYVISNLDSDKTQIYLYDLKEDKAIKKLFSNDDYDVSGMSLSRNRNYELDYFVYEGEKRVVVPVSDYYKKLHKKITTKFPNYNYSIADVTDDESKYLIFIQSDKLYGTYYSYDVKKGEFKLLYNLMPNLIEKDMAEMRPITFKSRDGKTIHGYITLPKEALNGKKVPVIVNPHGGPQGIRDSWGFNPEAQLFASRGYATLQVNFRISGGYGKAFLESGFKQIGRKAMDDVEDGLKYVAEQGWVDKNNAAIYGGSHGGYAVLRGLTKTPDLYACGVDYVGVSNIFTFFNSFPEYWKPYTEIVKEIWYDSDIPEEKVIMEEVSPVFHVDKIKKPLFVVQGANDPRVNIDESDQIVSSLREKGFDVPYMVRYDEGHGFAKEENSIALYKTMMGFFAKHLKPEIKQPIKK